From Lagenorhynchus albirostris chromosome 15, mLagAlb1.1, whole genome shotgun sequence, one genomic window encodes:
- the LOC132505771 gene encoding tigger transposable element-derived protein 1-like: protein MEDFHPSVKIVHLPPNTTSLIQPMHQGVIVTFKKYYLCHTFRQEVKASDKSGTTLQTFWKDYNIYKAIKNIDFAWHEVTAITMNGVWKNFCLRLVHNFCGFEKVDEELKEVFSNLVTLREKLELDLQEDDFIEFLAMQHEELTNEDLIKLEAQKKDKERQEEEEVTEEPKRFTTQELARGFSLFKEALLVFEAQDQNIE, encoded by the coding sequence ATGGAGGACTTTCATCCCAGTGTCAAAATAGTGCATCTGCCACCGAATACTACATCACTCATCCAACCTATGCACCAGGGAGTTATAgtgactttcaagaaatattatttatgtcataCTTTTCGTCAGGAAGTAAAGGCAAGTGACAAATCAGGAACAACCTTGCAAACattttggaaggactataacatctacaaggccataaaaaacattgactttgcttgGCACGAGGTTACGGCCATCACCATGAATGGCGTTTGGAAGAACTTTTGCCTGCGATTGGTTCACAATTTttgtggatttgagaaggtggatgaggagctgaaagaggtcttcagcaacttagtgaccctcagagagaagctggagctagatctgcaagaggatgaCTTCATTGAATTCCTTGCCATGCAacatgaggagcttactaatgaagacctgattaAGTTGGAGGCCcagaaaaaggacaaagagagacaagaggaagaagaagtaactgaagaaccaaagagattcaccACTCAGGAactggcaaggggattttctttatttaaggaggcactgttagtttttgaggcacaggaccagAACATAGAATAG